The Antedon mediterranea chromosome 7, ecAntMedi1.1, whole genome shotgun sequence genome has a segment encoding these proteins:
- the LOC140054912 gene encoding G-protein coupled receptor GRL101-like has product MMIIGVSSVIGNLIVIISRKFKKDNDSGNNVNKVQTTLITNLAVSDLLMAVYLIIIASVDVHYRGRYAKVARDWKSSFLCSFAGAISTLSGQCSVFTLMLLSVDRAINIVNPFSTKRLNRTKCRIIIGFAWLFWIVLSFLPITDISYFGDNYYGKESVCLALPLTKSHWQGWEYAVAMFVVFNGIGFIVITVSYLVIFLSVKRSGATVNRRQMRKEQLKMVRKLGLIVFTDFCCWGPIIVMAIGSEMGWMTIPDDIYAWAATFIIPINSSVNPYLYTIVYMFKCKVRQPAVVQIPLNTL; this is encoded by the coding sequence ATGATGATCATTGGGGTGTCATCAGTCATTGGAAATTTGATTGTCATCATATCACGAAAGTTTAAAAAGGATAATGATTCAGGTAACAATGTAAATAAGGTTCAAACCACACTCATTACTAATCTTGCCGTGTCTGACTTGCTAATGGCTGTCTACTTAATCATCATTGCGAGTGTGGATGTACACTATCGTGGACGGTATGCCAAAGTTGCAAGGGATTGGAAGAGCAGTTTCCTTTGCAGCTTTGCCGGGGCAATTTCTACACTCTCTGGGCAATGCTCAGTGTTTACACTGATGCTGCTGAGTGTGGATCGAGCTATTAACATTGTTAATCCATTTAGTACGAAACGCCTCAATCGTACAAAATGTCGAATCATTATCGGCTTCGCATGGCTTTTCTGGATTGTGCTGAGTTTTCTTCCAATAACAGATATTTCATATTTTGGGGATAATTACTATGGCAAAGAGAGTGTGTGCCTCGCACTACCTCTGACAAAAAGTCATTGGCAAGGCTGGGAGTATGCAGTCGCCATGTTTGTTGTATTTAACGGAATCGGGTTCATTGTAATAACAGTGAGCTACCTCGTAATCTTCTTATCGGTTAAGAGATCGGGGGCCACTGTCAATAGACGACAGATGAGGAAAGAACAGTTGAAAATGGTGAGGAAACTAGGCTTAATAGTTTTCACAGATTTCTGTTGCTGGGGTCCGATTATAGTAATGGCAATTGGTTCTGAGATGGGTTGGATGACAATTCCTGATGACATATATGCTTGGGCGGCGACATTCATCATCCCCATCAACTCCTCAGTCAATCCTTATCTTTACACAATTGTATATATGTTTAAGTGCAAAGTGCGTCAACCGGCAGTTGTACAGATTCCACTTAATACattgtaa
- the LOC140054957 gene encoding G-protein coupled receptor GRL101-like codes for MMIIGVSSVIGNLIVIISRKFKKDNDSGNNVNKVQTTLITNLAVSDLLMAVYLIIIASADVHYRGRYAKVARDWKSSFLCSFAGAISTLSGQCSVFTLMLLSVDRAINIVNPFSTKRLNRTKCRIIIGFAWLFWIVLSFLPITDISYFGDNYYGKESVCLALPLTKSHWQGWEYAVAMFVVFNGIGFIVITVSYLVIFLSVKRSGATVNRRQMRKEQLKMARKLGLIVFTDFCCWGPIIVMAIGSEMGWMTIPDDIYVWAATFIIPINSSVNPYLYTIVYMFKCKVRQPAVVQIPLNTL; via the coding sequence ATGATGATCATTGGGGTGTCATCAGTCATTGGAAATTTGATTGTCATCATATCACGAAAGTTTAAAAAGGATAATGATTCAGGTAACAATGTAAATAAGGTTCAAACCACACTCATTACTAATCTTGCCGTGTCTGACTTGCTAATGGCTGTCTACTTGATCATCATTGCGAGTGCGGATGTACACTATCGTGGACGGTATGCCAAAGTTGCAAGGGATTGGAAGAGCAGTTTCCTTTGCAGCTTTGCCGGGGCAATTTCTACACTCTCTGGGCAATGCTCAGTGTTTACACTGATGCTGCTGAGTGTGGATCGAGCTATTAACATTGTTAATCCATTTAGTACGAAACGCCTCAATCGTACAAAATGTCGAATCATTATCGGCTTCGCATGGCTTTTCTGGATTGTGCTGAGTTTTCTTCCAATAACAGATATTTCATATTTTGGGGATAATTACTATGGCAAAGAGAGTGTGTGCCTCGCACTACCTCTGACAAAAAGTCATTGGCAAGGCTGGGAGTATGCAGTCGCCATGTTTGTTGTATTTAACGGAATCGGGTTCATTGTAATAACAGTGAGCTACCTCGTAATCTTCTTATCGGTTAAGAGATCGGGGGCCACTGTCAATAGACGACAGATGAGGAAAGAACAGTTGAAAATGGCGAGGAAACTAGGCTTAATAGTTTTCACTGATTTCTGTTGCTGGGGTCCGATTATAGTAATGGCAATTGGTTCTGAGATGGGTTGGATGACGATTCCTGATGACATATATGTTTGGGCGGCGACATTCATCATCCCCATCAACTCCTCAGTCAATCCTTATCTTTACACAATTGTATATATGTTTAAGTGCAAAGTGCGTCAACCGGCAGTTGTACAGATTCCACTTAATACATTgtga